The following are encoded in a window of Psychrobacter sp. P11F6 genomic DNA:
- a CDS encoding AAA family ATPase yields the protein MYGFDGRGQPFEQNRYQLHRGDGTLAKDTLSEGEVTFITFLYFYHLCKGGRTESSINTDRVIVIDDPISSLDSNILFVVSSLVKDVIKNVKNDDNHQFKQLIILTHNIYFHKEISFVNGQAQSENTVNFWKLRKLGNKTSITNYQNKNPIYSSYEMLWRELQENMGSPIAIQNSMRRIIENYFKILGSMRDEDILSKFTCSNEQLICKSLICWVNDGSHCIPDDLFIDGQFASIDEYNRILRLCSKRQVIFHTII from the coding sequence TTGTACGGATTTGACGGCAGGGGTCAACCTTTTGAGCAAAACAGGTATCAACTGCATAGGGGTGACGGGACTCTTGCCAAAGATACTTTAAGTGAAGGTGAAGTAACATTTATAACTTTTCTTTATTTTTATCATCTATGCAAAGGAGGACGAACTGAAAGTTCAATAAATACCGATCGAGTTATTGTAATTGATGATCCAATATCGAGCTTAGATAGTAATATCCTTTTTGTTGTTAGTAGCTTGGTTAAAGACGTAATAAAAAACGTAAAAAATGATGATAATCATCAATTTAAACAATTAATAATATTGACTCATAACATTTACTTCCATAAAGAAATATCCTTTGTTAACGGTCAAGCACAGTCGGAGAATACAGTTAATTTCTGGAAATTGAGAAAATTAGGGAATAAGACAAGTATTACTAATTATCAAAATAAGAATCCGATATACAGCTCTTATGAAATGTTATGGCGAGAGTTACAAGAAAATATGGGTTCTCCAATAGCTATTCAGAACTCTATGCGACGAATAATTGAGAATTATTTCAAAATTCTTGGAAGTATGAGAGATGAGGATATTCTAAGTAAGTTTACATGTTCGAATGAGCAATTAATTTGTAAATCCCTTATATGTTGGGTCAATGACGGATCTCATTGTATTCCAGATGATCTATTTATTGATGGGCAATTTGCATCTATAGACGAATATAATAGAATTTTGAGGCTGTGTTCGAAAAGACAGGTCATATTTCACACTATAATATGA
- the rsmA gene encoding 16S rRNA (adenine(1518)-N(6)/adenine(1519)-N(6))-dimethyltransferase RsmA, producing the protein MSKISFDAQSITNSLRAAKHQPRKRFGQNFLHDRSVIREIVESIRLERDDNLIEIGPGMGALTEPLLAEVDAMTVVELDRDLADSLRIRIGANSHPNFTIIKDNAMHVDYRELYSDERGKLRVVGNLPYNISTPILFHLLSYADVIQDMHFMLQKEVVERITADVGSKTYGRLSVIMQYHCHTDYLLTVPRGAFNPPPKVTSAVFRLTPHIIKPVVAEDEEYFALVVRETFNHRRKTLRAIFKKSTLLPTLSEEDFAACSIDPQARPEVLSVKDFVNLSNQARKVEV; encoded by the coding sequence ATGTCCAAAATTTCGTTTGATGCTCAGTCTATTACCAACAGCCTACGCGCTGCCAAACACCAACCGCGTAAGCGCTTTGGTCAAAACTTCTTACATGATCGCAGTGTCATCCGTGAGATTGTTGAGAGCATTCGCTTAGAGCGCGATGACAATTTGATTGAGATTGGGCCAGGGATGGGCGCACTGACTGAGCCATTATTGGCAGAAGTAGATGCGATGACTGTGGTCGAGCTGGATCGCGATTTGGCAGACAGTCTGCGTATTCGTATCGGTGCCAACAGCCATCCAAACTTTACGATCATCAAAGACAATGCCATGCATGTCGACTATCGCGAGCTGTATAGCGATGAGCGGGGCAAGCTCCGTGTGGTTGGTAATCTGCCGTATAATATTTCTACGCCTATCTTATTTCACTTGCTCAGTTATGCCGATGTGATTCAAGACATGCACTTTATGCTGCAAAAAGAAGTGGTTGAGCGTATCACAGCTGACGTTGGTAGCAAAACTTATGGTCGCCTATCTGTCATTATGCAGTATCACTGCCATACCGATTATCTACTGACCGTACCACGTGGTGCTTTTAATCCGCCACCAAAAGTAACCAGTGCGGTTTTTCGTTTGACGCCGCATATCATTAAGCCAGTCGTCGCAGAGGACGAAGAGTATTTCGCGCTAGTGGTACGTGAAACCTTTAACCATCGTCGTAAGACGCTACGTGCTATCTTTAAAAAATCAACGTTGCTACCGACATTGAGCGAAGAAGATTTTGCAGCGTGTAGCATCGACCCACAAGCACGTCCTGAAGTCTTAAGTGTGAAGGATTTTGTGAATTTGAGTAATCAAGCGCGTAAAGTAGAGGTTTAA
- a CDS encoding symmetrical bis(5'-nucleosyl)-tetraphosphatase, with product MRFRHQYVIGDLQGCYAAYLHLLEILDFDPAQDKLWFAGDLVARGEDSLNTLRHVKALCEQGAAATVLGNHDINLIAVWRGAAKIKKKDQTAPIFAADDCDELLEWLRHQPVLAFPDEQTVLVHAGIPPHWTVEAAANYAQQLESQLQSSLKQLDRLLPNLYSKTADDWHPDISGFTKMRAIANYFTRMRLCKQDGTLEFSFAAGLEASMPEGFLPWFEWQVPRTRKVLFGHWAALKGEVDLPYARALDGGCVWGNDLLAYRLNDGKIIRSSAHCLQPET from the coding sequence ATGAGATTTCGCCATCAGTATGTCATCGGTGACCTGCAAGGTTGCTATGCGGCGTACCTTCATTTACTTGAAATATTGGATTTTGATCCTGCACAAGACAAGCTATGGTTTGCAGGGGACTTGGTGGCACGTGGTGAAGACTCGTTAAATACCTTGCGTCATGTCAAAGCACTTTGCGAGCAAGGGGCAGCCGCGACAGTACTCGGCAATCATGATATCAATTTGATCGCTGTCTGGCGCGGTGCGGCAAAGATTAAAAAAAAGGATCAGACAGCGCCTATTTTTGCTGCCGATGATTGCGATGAACTGCTTGAATGGTTACGTCATCAGCCAGTATTGGCTTTTCCTGATGAGCAGACGGTCTTGGTTCATGCTGGCATTCCACCGCATTGGACGGTTGAGGCGGCCGCAAATTACGCGCAGCAGTTAGAGTCACAATTGCAAAGTAGTTTAAAACAGCTGGATCGTTTATTGCCGAATTTATATAGTAAGACTGCTGATGACTGGCATCCAGATATTAGCGGCTTTACCAAAATGCGTGCAATTGCCAATTATTTCACTCGTATGCGGCTGTGCAAACAAGACGGCACGTTAGAATTTAGCTTTGCAGCAGGGTTAGAAGCGTCTATGCCAGAGGGGTTTTTGCCTTGGTTTGAATGGCAAGTACCGCGGACTCGCAAGGTATTATTTGGGCATTGGGCAGCGCTGAAAGGTGAGGTAGACTTACCGTATGCGCGTGCACTTGACGGTGGCTGCGTTTGGGGTAATGACCTATTGGCTTATCGCTTGAATGATGGAAAAATTATCAGGTCAAGTGCGCACTGCTTACAGCCAGAAACATAA
- a CDS encoding site-specific recombinase yields the protein MSEIKHILQQITALSDVPDPAVLKRLIDELRVSDKEPTLANQNIQELIDILRQHPEYADGLSSFVLKLIIEYRQIALYTDTGIMSDQGFFNSLRRLIGHRFLPLLPQEDSVVELVGYLFDKRSDERWLANIKKDKWDELVELLKVDEQHLNLVATAKNSILNAIIILSYRISGIGLHPDLMEFYPQMLNYSASFVAQNQEAVLYVNQYREAHELDTLTDITPEKAVDPAPLLVMIEQCEDIVATIRKRIYKTGISIRLTNMMLRLDQSLQRMRILTELVADNYDKRDQALIELIQALITTASRRYSIGYLIDNNTKLLSRKVTENASRVGEHYISTDKSGYQKMFKKASIGGFIIAFMATLKILAYNLALAPMGRAFVNSMIYGLGFVFIHIVHGTVATKQPAMTAAAIASTISDGSGKKSHQLNKLSELVVDILRTQFVAIMGNIMLAIPVALIISFAWLQYTGAPMINTDKAAHLLHDLDPFHSLALPHAAIAGVYLFLSGLIAGYYDNLAVYNQIGARIQRHKLLQYLLPKSWLQRLGGFIEANLGAIMGNFLFGVFLGSTATIGYLFGLPIDIRHIAFASANLAHGLFNISANQWDWQIVFISILGVALIGMVNLMVSFSLALFVALRSKEVKFMEWSRLTKQLFSHMLTHPSDFFWPRDKPMKYARIDSQGHMIFDDTSAHKGGQTIPNNYVVRRLSDVKILPKSKQKSMQNEQAITDIDYDNNISNADTDAALKSRETHSTTNHISTKKTIELDDGLIDEELNSVPYSSDIQYDKAHNAFTEGNETTAHPESDNSNPENKATGDAKTSLPKPKKPPNLPS from the coding sequence GTGTCAGAAATAAAACACATTTTACAACAGATTACAGCCTTAAGTGATGTGCCAGATCCTGCGGTACTCAAGCGCTTAATCGATGAGCTACGAGTGAGTGATAAAGAGCCCACGTTAGCCAATCAAAACATTCAAGAGCTGATTGATATTTTACGTCAACATCCAGAATATGCAGATGGACTGTCAAGTTTCGTCTTAAAACTGATTATTGAATATCGCCAAATTGCTTTATATACCGATACCGGCATCATGTCGGATCAGGGCTTTTTTAATAGTCTACGTCGCCTTATCGGACACCGTTTTTTACCGCTACTGCCACAAGAAGATTCTGTCGTAGAATTGGTCGGTTATTTATTTGATAAACGCTCTGACGAGCGCTGGCTTGCCAATATTAAAAAAGACAAATGGGATGAACTGGTTGAGCTACTCAAAGTCGATGAGCAGCATTTAAACTTAGTTGCGACAGCAAAAAACAGTATTTTGAATGCGATTATCATTTTGTCATACCGTATCAGCGGTATTGGCTTGCATCCAGATTTGATGGAATTTTATCCGCAAATGCTGAATTATTCAGCGTCATTTGTGGCACAAAATCAAGAGGCGGTCTTATACGTCAATCAGTACCGAGAAGCGCATGAGCTTGATACTTTAACGGATATCACGCCCGAAAAAGCGGTAGATCCTGCGCCGTTACTGGTCATGATTGAACAATGCGAAGATATCGTTGCCACCATACGCAAGCGCATTTATAAAACGGGAATCTCTATTCGCCTGACCAATATGATGCTGCGTTTAGACCAAAGTTTGCAGCGTATGCGCATCCTAACTGAACTGGTAGCAGATAATTATGATAAGCGTGATCAGGCGCTCATTGAGTTGATTCAAGCACTGATTACCACTGCGAGCCGCCGTTATAGTATTGGATACTTAATTGATAATAATACCAAGCTGCTGTCGCGCAAAGTCACTGAAAATGCCAGCCGTGTGGGTGAACATTATATTAGTACCGATAAATCGGGCTACCAAAAAATGTTCAAGAAAGCCTCTATTGGTGGTTTTATTATTGCTTTTATGGCAACGCTTAAGATATTAGCCTATAACCTAGCCCTTGCACCGATGGGACGCGCCTTTGTAAATAGTATGATTTATGGATTGGGTTTTGTTTTTATCCATATCGTTCATGGTACGGTTGCTACCAAACAGCCTGCTATGACGGCGGCGGCTATTGCCTCTACTATCTCGGACGGTTCTGGTAAAAAGTCACACCAGTTAAATAAACTATCAGAATTGGTGGTCGATATTTTACGTACTCAGTTTGTGGCGATTATGGGTAATATTATGCTAGCGATACCAGTCGCTCTGATTATCTCTTTTGCGTGGTTACAATATACTGGCGCGCCGATGATCAATACCGATAAGGCTGCACACTTACTGCATGATCTTGACCCCTTTCATTCACTGGCACTACCCCATGCGGCAATCGCTGGTGTGTATTTATTTTTATCGGGTCTTATTGCTGGTTACTACGATAACTTGGCGGTCTATAACCAAATCGGTGCCCGTATTCAGCGCCACAAACTACTTCAATACCTACTACCAAAAAGTTGGTTACAGCGTTTAGGCGGTTTTATAGAAGCCAACCTTGGCGCCATTATGGGCAATTTCTTGTTCGGGGTGTTCTTAGGTAGTACTGCAACAATTGGCTATTTATTTGGCCTACCGATTGATATTCGCCACATTGCGTTTGCCTCGGCGAATTTGGCGCATGGACTGTTTAATATATCTGCCAACCAGTGGGATTGGCAGATTGTGTTTATTTCTATTTTAGGCGTTGCCCTTATCGGCATGGTGAACCTCATGGTCAGCTTTTCGCTCGCCTTATTTGTGGCACTGCGCTCTAAAGAAGTCAAATTCATGGAGTGGAGTCGTTTAACCAAGCAGCTTTTCAGCCATATGCTTACCCATCCTTCAGACTTTTTCTGGCCACGTGATAAGCCAATGAAGTATGCTCGTATCGACAGCCAAGGACATATGATTTTTGATGATACCAGCGCTCATAAAGGGGGACAAACTATTCCCAATAATTATGTCGTGCGCCGTTTGTCTGATGTAAAAATCCTACCTAAATCCAAGCAAAAAAGCATGCAAAATGAGCAGGCTATCACAGATATAGATTACGATAACAACATCTCAAATGCTGACACTGACGCTGCGCTAAAAAGTCGGGAAACACACAGCACCACCAATCATATCAGTACCAAAAAAACCATTGAACTCGATGATGGGCTGATAGATGAGGAGCTCAATAGCGTTCCTTATAGTAGTGATATTCAATATGATAAAGCGCATAACGCCTTTACTGAGGGTAATGAGACGACTGCCCATCCTGAAAGCGATAACAGCAACCCTGAAAACAAGGCCACGGGCGATGCTAAAACCTCACTACCTAAACCCAAAAAACCACCAAACCTACCCAGCTAA
- a CDS encoding acyl-CoA dehydrogenase C-terminal domain-containing protein produces MAVYNAPLNDMRFILNDVFNAPKFWQNNENLAHVDMETVDMILEEMAKLSKNILLPINRSGDEEGATFEGNGVVTTPTGFKEAYKQYAESGWVGLSGNSEYGGQGFPKMVTMLTEEMVFTANQSFALYPNLTVGATLCLNAAASEEQKQTYLEKMYNGEWAGTMCLTEPHAGTDLGIIKTKAIPNDDGSYDISGTKIFITGGEHDLTENIIHLVLAKTPNAPEGSKGISLFVVPKFLVNADGSLGERNTLAVGSIEHKMGIKASATCVMNFDSAKGWMVGAENTGLSSMFIMMNYERVTMGLQGLGGSELAYQNAALYANDRGQGRSDTQLQSPEKPADAIIHHADVRRMLLNAKANTEASRCFAMYVAKNLDEEKFSTDPEAAQAAAARVALLTPVAKAFLTDKALEATIDCQQVFGGHGYIREWGMEQIVRDTRIAQIYEGTNGIQALDLLGRKVAKNNGKYVTHFLGEIRDFVNNMQADHGIKQATLDAADTIEALTNTVLSNIGERKNEVNGCAVDYMHAFGYLAYSYMFALMVEAANGKEGEFYTNKAKLADYFVGRILPRIDAHAQMVKAGSDPMMNFDLSYFDVPAS; encoded by the coding sequence ATGGCTGTTTATAATGCCCCTCTGAATGACATGCGCTTTATCTTAAATGATGTATTTAACGCGCCTAAATTTTGGCAAAACAACGAAAACTTAGCTCATGTCGATATGGAAACAGTCGATATGATTTTGGAAGAAATGGCAAAACTGTCAAAAAACATTCTCTTGCCAATCAACCGCAGCGGCGATGAAGAAGGCGCAACCTTTGAAGGTAATGGCGTCGTCACGACTCCTACTGGATTTAAAGAAGCGTATAAGCAGTATGCTGAATCAGGCTGGGTTGGCTTAAGCGGTAATTCTGAATACGGTGGTCAAGGTTTCCCAAAAATGGTGACCATGTTGACTGAAGAAATGGTTTTTACCGCCAACCAATCATTCGCTCTCTACCCTAACCTGACCGTTGGTGCAACACTGTGCCTAAACGCGGCTGCCTCTGAAGAGCAAAAGCAAACTTACTTAGAAAAAATGTACAACGGCGAATGGGCTGGCACCATGTGCTTGACAGAGCCACATGCTGGTACCGACTTGGGTATCATCAAAACCAAAGCTATCCCTAATGATGACGGTAGCTATGATATCTCTGGTACCAAAATCTTTATCACTGGCGGCGAGCATGACTTAACCGAAAACATCATTCATTTGGTATTGGCAAAAACCCCTAACGCGCCAGAAGGCTCAAAAGGTATTTCGCTATTTGTCGTACCAAAATTTTTGGTCAATGCAGATGGCAGCTTAGGCGAGCGTAACACTTTAGCAGTCGGCTCTATCGAGCACAAAATGGGCATCAAAGCCTCAGCCACTTGTGTCATGAACTTTGACAGCGCTAAAGGTTGGATGGTTGGTGCCGAAAACACGGGTCTGTCATCAATGTTCATTATGATGAACTATGAGCGTGTCACCATGGGTCTGCAAGGCCTTGGTGGTTCTGAGCTTGCTTACCAAAACGCAGCGCTATACGCCAATGATCGTGGTCAAGGTCGTAGCGATACCCAACTACAAAGCCCAGAAAAGCCAGCGGATGCCATCATTCATCATGCCGATGTACGCCGTATGCTATTAAATGCCAAAGCCAATACTGAAGCCTCACGTTGCTTTGCCATGTATGTGGCTAAAAATCTTGACGAAGAGAAGTTTAGTACCGATCCAGAAGCTGCTCAAGCCGCCGCTGCTCGCGTTGCTCTATTGACGCCAGTTGCTAAAGCGTTCTTGACCGACAAAGCGCTAGAAGCAACTATTGATTGCCAGCAAGTATTTGGCGGTCACGGCTATATCCGCGAATGGGGTATGGAGCAAATCGTTCGTGATACCCGTATTGCGCAGATTTATGAAGGCACCAACGGTATTCAAGCACTTGACTTACTGGGTCGTAAAGTGGCGAAAAATAACGGCAAATACGTCACTCATTTCTTAGGTGAAATTCGTGATTTTGTCAATAACATGCAAGCGGATCATGGCATCAAGCAAGCAACGCTAGATGCAGCTGACACGATTGAAGCATTGACTAACACTGTGCTTAGCAACATTGGCGAGCGTAAAAACGAAGTCAATGGCTGTGCCGTTGACTACATGCATGCCTTTGGTTACCTCGCCTATTCGTATATGTTTGCGTTGATGGTAGAAGCCGCTAACGGTAAAGAAGGTGAGTTTTATACCAATAAAGCCAAGCTTGCCGATTATTTCGTCGGGCGTATTTTGCCACGCATTGATGCTCATGCACAAATGGTTAAAGCTGGTAGTGATCCAATGATGAACTTTGATCTTAGTTACTTTGATGTACCTGCTAGCTAA
- a CDS encoding acyl-CoA dehydrogenase C-terminal domain-containing protein produces the protein MQYKAPLRDIQFVMHELLDSESHYKTLPAFQEADRELMDSLFEMAASFAENELSPLNQSGDAEGCQFNNGQVTTPKGFKEAYKAYCELGFPALSAEEDFGGQNMPFSLSTVINEMVGTANWSFSMYPGLSHGAIQTIEHHGTDEQKQTYLEKMVSGEWSGTMCLTEAHAGSDLGIIRTKAEPKEDGSYSITGQKIFISAGEHDLTDNIIHIVLARLPGAPAGTKGISLFIVPKVTVNEDGSLGENNNVVCGSIEHKMGIKASATCVMNFDGATGYLIGPENRGLQCMFTFMNVARIGTAVQGLTAAEYAFQGSLTYAKDRLAMRSLSGVKAPEKVADPIIVHPAVRNMLLTEKAFAEGGRALVYYLSHFADTVAKGEGDALKFADQMLSLLTPIAKAFLTETGLEAANHGVQVYGGHGFISEWGMEQNVRDTRIACLYEGTTEIQALDLLGRKVLGSQGKLLANFVKIIQTFCEENKENDKMGQFIRPLAKHLKEWGDLTARIGMQATENPDAVGGAAVDYMYFSGYVTLAYLWARMALVAQTELANGTSEQAFYDAKVKTAQFYFAKLLPRTTTHVQRISTGVEPYMSMDVDQFAF, from the coding sequence ATGCAATACAAAGCGCCCTTACGTGACATTCAATTCGTGATGCATGAGTTACTCGACAGCGAAAGCCATTATAAAACCCTGCCAGCATTCCAAGAAGCGGATCGCGAGCTAATGGACAGCCTGTTTGAAATGGCGGCAAGCTTTGCTGAAAATGAGCTATCACCATTGAATCAAAGTGGTGACGCTGAAGGCTGCCAGTTTAACAATGGTCAAGTCACCACGCCAAAAGGCTTTAAAGAAGCATACAAAGCGTATTGTGAGCTTGGTTTCCCAGCGTTGTCTGCTGAAGAAGACTTCGGTGGTCAAAACATGCCGTTCTCATTATCAACCGTCATTAATGAAATGGTTGGTACAGCGAACTGGTCATTCTCTATGTACCCTGGTTTATCTCATGGTGCCATTCAAACCATCGAGCATCACGGTACGGACGAGCAAAAACAAACCTACCTAGAAAAAATGGTCAGCGGCGAATGGTCAGGCACCATGTGCTTGACTGAAGCACATGCGGGTTCTGATCTGGGTATTATCCGCACCAAAGCCGAGCCTAAAGAAGATGGCAGCTATAGCATCACTGGTCAAAAAATCTTCATTTCAGCGGGTGAGCATGATTTAACGGACAACATCATTCACATTGTATTGGCTCGTCTACCAGGCGCGCCTGCTGGTACAAAAGGCATCTCACTGTTTATCGTTCCTAAAGTAACGGTCAACGAAGATGGTAGCCTAGGTGAAAACAATAACGTCGTTTGTGGCTCTATCGAACACAAAATGGGTATCAAAGCCTCAGCCACTTGCGTGATGAACTTTGATGGCGCAACGGGTTATCTAATTGGCCCAGAAAACCGTGGTCTACAGTGCATGTTTACCTTTATGAACGTGGCGCGTATTGGTACCGCAGTGCAAGGTTTAACAGCAGCAGAATATGCGTTCCAAGGCTCATTGACTTATGCCAAAGATCGTCTAGCAATGCGTTCATTATCTGGTGTTAAAGCGCCAGAAAAAGTCGCTGACCCTATCATCGTTCATCCAGCGGTTCGTAACATGCTGTTGACTGAAAAAGCCTTTGCTGAAGGTGGTCGTGCTTTAGTCTATTACCTCTCACATTTTGCCGATACCGTCGCAAAAGGCGAAGGCGATGCGCTTAAATTTGCTGATCAAATGTTGTCACTATTGACACCGATCGCTAAAGCATTCTTGACTGAAACTGGTCTAGAAGCGGCTAACCATGGCGTACAGGTTTATGGTGGTCATGGCTTTATCAGCGAATGGGGCATGGAGCAAAACGTTCGTGATACGCGCATTGCTTGCTTATACGAAGGTACCACTGAAATCCAAGCACTCGATCTACTAGGTCGTAAAGTATTGGGCTCACAAGGCAAACTGCTTGCAAACTTCGTCAAAATCATCCAGACATTCTGTGAAGAAAACAAAGAAAATGATAAGATGGGTCAGTTTATTCGCCCACTTGCCAAACACCTTAAAGAATGGGGTGATTTGACTGCACGCATCGGCATGCAAGCCACTGAAAACCCAGATGCGGTTGGTGGCGCTGCGGTTGATTATATGTATTTCAGCGGTTATGTAACGCTAGCCTACTTATGGGCACGCATGGCATTAGTAGCACAAACTGAACTTGCTAACGGTACTAGCGAACAAGCCTTCTACGACGCGAAAGTAAAAACCGCGCAGTTCTACTTTGCTAAGCTATTGCCACGTACCACCACTCACGTACAGCGTATCAGCACTGGTGTTGAACCATACATGAGCATGGACGTTGATCAGTTCGCTTTTTAA